Proteins encoded by one window of Rouxiella chamberiensis:
- a CDS encoding MetQ/NlpA family ABC transporter substrate-binding protein produces MKKLLLSALIATSVVMLSACKQADDNKVKVAINTGPDQAIWQEVQKIAKDKYNLDVDVVSFNDYVLPNESLNSKDVDANAFQSLPYLEAQSKERGYHFAILTKTFIFPIAAYSKKIKNVKDLPEGATVTISNEATTLGRSLLLLQAQGLIKLKDGVGYLPTTLDVIENPKKLKLVQVDTPQLTRTLDDPDVVLSIINTNFSSQVGLSAVRDGLFMEGAASPYVNALVAREDNKDSKKLQELKEAFQNPAVAAKAKEVYKGDAIPAW; encoded by the coding sequence ATGAAGAAATTACTGTTATCCGCGTTGATTGCCACCTCTGTTGTCATGCTGTCTGCCTGTAAACAAGCCGACGATAATAAAGTCAAAGTCGCTATCAACACTGGTCCCGATCAGGCTATCTGGCAGGAAGTACAAAAAATTGCCAAGGATAAATATAATCTGGACGTTGATGTCGTCTCTTTCAATGATTATGTGCTGCCCAATGAATCGTTGAACAGTAAAGATGTCGATGCCAATGCCTTCCAGAGTTTGCCTTATCTCGAGGCACAGTCAAAAGAGCGCGGGTATCACTTTGCCATTCTGACCAAGACCTTCATCTTCCCTATCGCCGCCTATTCCAAGAAGATCAAAAATGTAAAAGACTTGCCGGAAGGCGCGACGGTGACAATCTCAAACGAGGCGACCACTCTTGGCCGCAGCCTGTTACTGCTTCAGGCTCAGGGACTTATTAAACTGAAAGACGGCGTCGGCTATTTGCCGACGACCCTTGATGTCATTGAAAATCCTAAAAAACTTAAGCTGGTTCAGGTTGATACCCCGCAACTGACCCGCACGCTGGATGACCCGGACGTTGTATTGTCTATCATCAATACCAACTTCTCTTCGCAGGTTGGCCTGTCTGCCGTACGCGATGGTCTGTTTATGGAAGGTGCCGCCTCGCCTTACGTAAATGCGCTGGTTGCTCGCGAAGACAATAAAGACAGCAAGAAACTTCAGGAACTCAAAGAAGCATTCCAGAATCCTGCCGTCGCAGCCAAAGCCAAGGAAGTCTATAAGGGCGACGCCATTCCAGCCTGGTAA
- a CDS encoding GlxA family transcriptional regulator produces the protein MLKIVQILAIPGVQLLDVSGPLDVFAEVNQQLGRKIYQLEVIALDDLQVVTSSGISLLAETRLCDTPSQKPDTFLIAGAPDISRFKPDSAELDAIKQRAMMSRRYGSVCTGAMLLAETGLLEGHRITTHWSIAETLSQKYPGIQVDADAIYIAEGPLRTAAGVTSGLDLALRMVEEDMGREVALNVAAQLVMFFKRPGGQMQFSRAGKSSIGGRSALQDVQRWVIGTLQDTHSVQTMANHMGVSTRHLTRLFTHEMSQTPSEWLEQARVNHARHLLESSLLSPKQIAAQCGYRSIDILRRAFIRQLNVSPAQYRQRFKGDVKTPDDGENSRDDEC, from the coding sequence ATGTTAAAAATCGTGCAGATTCTGGCGATCCCGGGCGTGCAACTGCTGGACGTGTCAGGCCCGCTGGATGTGTTTGCCGAGGTTAATCAGCAGTTGGGGCGCAAGATTTATCAACTCGAGGTTATTGCGCTTGATGACTTGCAGGTCGTGACCTCATCAGGTATTTCCCTTCTGGCCGAAACGCGGCTTTGCGACACGCCTTCGCAAAAGCCCGACACCTTTCTGATTGCCGGTGCGCCCGATATATCGCGTTTCAAGCCTGACAGTGCAGAACTTGACGCGATAAAACAGCGGGCAATGATGAGTCGGCGTTATGGGTCCGTTTGTACCGGCGCCATGTTGCTGGCCGAAACGGGCTTGCTGGAAGGACATCGCATTACCACGCACTGGTCGATTGCCGAGACATTAAGCCAGAAGTATCCCGGAATTCAGGTCGATGCCGACGCCATTTATATCGCCGAAGGCCCTTTGCGCACGGCAGCGGGGGTGACGTCAGGGCTTGATCTTGCGTTGAGGATGGTAGAGGAAGATATGGGCCGCGAGGTAGCGTTGAACGTCGCGGCGCAGCTGGTGATGTTCTTTAAACGCCCCGGCGGACAGATGCAGTTTAGCCGCGCCGGAAAAAGCTCGATTGGCGGCCGTAGTGCGTTGCAGGATGTGCAGCGCTGGGTTATCGGCACCCTTCAGGATACGCACTCGGTGCAAACGATGGCGAATCATATGGGCGTCAGCACACGGCATTTAACGCGGTTGTTTACCCATGAAATGTCGCAGACGCCGAGTGAATGGCTCGAGCAGGCGCGGGTAAATCATGCGCGTCATCTGCTGGAGTCTTCCTTGCTCTCACCCAAGCAGATTGCCGCGCAGTGCGGCTACAGGAGTATCGATATTTTGCGGCGAGCCTTTATTCGACAGCTTAATGTCAGTCCTGCGCAGTACAGGCAACGCTTCAAAGGGGATGTCAAGACACCTGATGACGGCGAAAACAGTCGGGACGATGAGTGTTGA
- a CDS encoding YncE family protein gives MANRFTRRNFLAMSSLTAASIIVPAAYAQSSSTGSRQMLESTQRSALLQPAAVPLSQANAIAVVQKEICSLGVYNLADGNSLAQIPLPEQSHELVITPDNRYAFIAQYGVKKWLAPGVGGNQITVVDLQQHKVVNTLDLTPYYRLHGIRMDNHGRLFVLSETSSVLIRFDNPVENDEPDALIPVHGVRSHYFVLNKAGTRAWVSDTLSSMAISVNTEDPTQAVQKVFNGKGPEGCCLSPDESRFYIINRYGNAIKAYDANTLKLLHQAETKGESVRVVALENGQLVVANSARKSLLVFDPSLKPLKEIPLSGAPTAITLTDNDDRVITSTEDNKLTWIDIAQGKPVKTISTDKGADASVLFKYES, from the coding sequence ATGGCTAACCGTTTTACACGTCGAAACTTTCTGGCAATGTCATCGTTGACTGCCGCTTCAATCATTGTCCCTGCCGCCTATGCACAGTCGTCATCTACAGGTTCTCGTCAAATGCTCGAATCCACACAGCGTTCCGCGCTTCTTCAACCCGCGGCCGTGCCGTTGTCTCAGGCCAACGCTATTGCCGTGGTGCAAAAAGAGATTTGCAGTCTCGGCGTTTACAACCTTGCCGACGGCAACAGTCTGGCGCAAATCCCGCTGCCCGAACAAAGTCACGAACTGGTAATCACGCCCGACAATCGCTATGCCTTCATCGCCCAGTATGGCGTCAAGAAATGGCTGGCACCCGGTGTTGGCGGTAACCAGATTACGGTCGTGGATTTACAGCAACATAAAGTGGTCAACACTCTCGACCTGACGCCATATTATCGTCTTCACGGAATTCGCATGGATAATCATGGCCGCCTGTTTGTACTCAGTGAAACCAGTTCGGTTCTGATTCGTTTCGATAATCCTGTTGAAAACGACGAGCCTGATGCCCTCATCCCGGTTCATGGTGTGCGTAGCCACTATTTTGTCCTTAATAAAGCCGGTACACGTGCCTGGGTTTCCGATACCCTGAGCAGCATGGCCATTTCAGTGAACACGGAAGATCCGACCCAAGCCGTGCAGAAAGTGTTCAATGGCAAGGGGCCCGAAGGATGCTGTCTTAGCCCGGACGAAAGCCGTTTCTATATCATCAATCGCTACGGAAATGCCATTAAAGCGTATGATGCCAACACCCTGAAATTACTGCATCAGGCTGAAACTAAAGGAGAAAGTGTGCGCGTTGTGGCACTTGAAAATGGCCAACTTGTCGTGGCTAATTCCGCCCGCAAAAGTCTGCTTGTCTTTGATCCTTCACTTAAACCGCTCAAGGAAATCCCGCTTTCTGGCGCACCGACGGCAATAACCCTCACAGATAATGATGACCGGGTCATCACATCAACGGAAGATAACAAATTAACGTGGATAGACATCGCGCAAGGAAAACCCGTCAAGACTATCAGTACCGACAAAGGGGCCGATGCTTCCGTGTTGTTTAAATACGAGTCCTAA
- a CDS encoding aldehyde dehydrogenase family protein: MQYAHPGKPGALFTLKATYGNYIDGKFIEPLSGQYFMNTSPVDGSDIGQFPRSDARDIDAALDAAHRVAEEWGKTSVQQRSNLLLKVADTIEANLEYLAVVESWDNGKPIRETLNADLPLAVDHFRYFAGCLRAQEGSAAEIDEKTVAYHFHEPLGVVGQIIPWNFPLLMAAWKLAPALAAGNCVVLKPAEQTPLGITMLMELIGDIFPAGVLNVVQGYGKEAGEALATSKRIAKIAFTGSTPVGRHIMACAAENIIPCTVELGGKSPNIYFADVMEAEEDFIEKAVEGLVLGFFNQGEVCTCPSRALIHESIYEPFMERVMAKVATIHRGDPLDTDTMIGAQASRQQFDKIMSYIDIAKQEGGKILVGGERASVKPELDNGFYIQPTLIKGENEMRCFQEEIFGPVIGVTTFKDEAEALKIANQTQFGLGAGVWTRDTNLAYRMGRSIKAGRVWTNCYHVYPAHAAFGGYKQSGVGRETHKMALSQYQQIKNLLVSYDTSPLGLF; this comes from the coding sequence ATGCAATACGCACATCCCGGCAAACCAGGCGCTTTGTTCACCTTGAAAGCGACCTATGGTAACTATATTGATGGCAAATTCATCGAGCCGTTAAGCGGTCAGTATTTCATGAATACTTCACCCGTGGACGGCAGTGATATTGGCCAGTTCCCGCGTTCCGATGCGCGTGACATCGACGCCGCCCTGGACGCGGCACATCGCGTTGCCGAAGAGTGGGGAAAAACCAGCGTTCAGCAGCGCTCCAATCTGCTTTTGAAAGTCGCCGACACCATCGAGGCCAATCTGGAATATCTTGCCGTCGTCGAGAGTTGGGACAATGGTAAACCAATTCGTGAAACCCTGAATGCCGACCTGCCGCTTGCGGTTGACCACTTCCGTTATTTTGCGGGATGCCTACGCGCTCAGGAAGGCAGTGCAGCAGAAATTGATGAAAAAACGGTGGCTTATCACTTCCATGAACCGCTTGGCGTGGTCGGACAGATCATTCCCTGGAACTTCCCCTTGTTGATGGCTGCCTGGAAATTGGCACCCGCACTGGCCGCAGGGAACTGCGTGGTGTTGAAACCTGCCGAACAAACTCCGCTGGGCATCACCATGCTGATGGAACTGATCGGCGATATCTTCCCAGCAGGCGTGCTCAATGTCGTGCAAGGTTATGGCAAGGAAGCGGGTGAAGCTTTGGCAACCAGCAAGCGCATCGCCAAGATTGCGTTTACCGGCTCTACACCGGTAGGTCGTCACATCATGGCCTGCGCCGCCGAAAATATTATTCCGTGTACCGTTGAGCTTGGCGGTAAATCACCAAATATCTATTTCGCCGATGTGATGGAAGCCGAAGAAGATTTTATCGAGAAAGCTGTTGAAGGTTTGGTGCTCGGCTTCTTTAATCAGGGCGAAGTCTGTACCTGTCCGTCGCGTGCCCTGATCCATGAATCCATTTATGAACCTTTCATGGAGCGCGTCATGGCCAAGGTTGCCACGATTCATCGTGGCGATCCGCTGGATACCGACACCATGATTGGCGCACAGGCCTCTCGTCAGCAATTCGACAAGATAATGTCTTATATCGATATCGCGAAACAGGAAGGCGGCAAAATACTGGTTGGCGGCGAACGTGCGTCTGTGAAACCTGAACTTGATAATGGTTTCTATATTCAGCCAACGCTGATTAAAGGTGAGAACGAAATGCGCTGCTTCCAGGAAGAAATTTTTGGACCGGTTATTGGCGTGACCACTTTTAAAGATGAAGCCGAAGCGCTAAAAATTGCCAACCAGACGCAGTTTGGTCTGGGCGCTGGCGTTTGGACGCGTGATACCAATCTGGCTTATCGCATGGGCCGCAGCATCAAGGCAGGTCGAGTCTGGACCAATTGTTATCACGTCTATCCTGCGCACGCGGCGTTCGGCGGATACAAACAGTCAGGCGTCGGACGTGAAACTCATAAAATGGCCTTGAGTCAGTATCAGCAAATCAAAAATCTGCTGGTCAGCTACGACACCTCACCTTTAGGGCTGTTTTAA
- a CDS encoding sigma-54-dependent Fis family transcriptional regulator: MRDRLWAAGVPLETLNPLLNDSWSRSALYGLDRFSRDFSPLRQNELADVLASNAALQQFAQPAVNMLAEKIADKQSVVILSDAEGMVLNTCGDMQALQKAQRFALAPGNLWSESGRGTNAIGTALAIDDGCEIRGQQHFLDSNQGLYCAAMPLQSPDGHIAGVLDISGPAHFPHPDTFAWVKHAAKQIEYLWMKESLHPDQWVMNLHPQVNGLDKIDELLLIFADNMLVSANRAAMRLLDITADQFGQTTFQHLFPLSEQVENAVPHPLYTRRQQCLFYRLRAPKKSLFAVSAPSSPACAALGNEAEKMCKLLDAGISLGINGETGCGKEYVSRALHRQSRWRKGRFVAINCAAIPESLIESELFGYESGAFTGASKKGYIGKIREADGGVLFLDEIGDMPLALQTRLLRVLQEKEVAPLGSSQSWPVNFAVISATHHNLEQLVAEGRFREDLLYRLQEFSLRIPPLREWPALATFINQQWQELGGQKRNITLSPLLIDALVTHRWPGNVRQLRSLLKVLLALADDNEQIEIDKLPLQYRAPIPEPAPGLQQHDERLIAETLKRFKGNISKTAQALGIARSTLYRRAARVRG, from the coding sequence ATGCGCGATAGGCTGTGGGCGGCCGGTGTTCCACTTGAGACGTTGAATCCACTGTTAAATGACTCCTGGTCACGCAGTGCGCTTTATGGACTCGACAGATTTAGCCGTGATTTTTCCCCTCTTCGTCAAAACGAACTGGCCGACGTACTGGCAAGTAATGCCGCCTTGCAGCAGTTTGCCCAGCCCGCCGTCAATATGCTTGCCGAGAAAATTGCCGATAAACAGTCGGTTGTGATTCTTTCCGATGCAGAAGGCATGGTGTTAAATACCTGCGGGGATATGCAGGCTTTGCAAAAAGCCCAGCGCTTTGCCCTCGCACCGGGAAATTTATGGAGCGAGTCTGGCCGAGGCACCAATGCTATCGGTACGGCACTCGCCATTGACGACGGCTGCGAAATACGAGGTCAGCAACATTTTCTTGATAGTAATCAGGGGCTTTATTGCGCGGCCATGCCGTTACAGTCGCCCGATGGACACATCGCGGGCGTACTGGATATATCTGGTCCTGCCCATTTCCCTCATCCAGACACTTTTGCCTGGGTTAAGCACGCAGCCAAGCAGATTGAATATTTATGGATGAAAGAGAGTTTACACCCCGATCAATGGGTGATGAATCTGCATCCACAGGTCAATGGACTGGATAAAATTGATGAACTCCTGTTGATTTTCGCCGATAACATGCTGGTGTCGGCCAATCGTGCCGCCATGCGACTTCTCGACATCACCGCCGATCAGTTTGGACAGACCACCTTCCAGCACCTCTTTCCGCTTAGTGAACAGGTTGAAAATGCCGTGCCGCACCCGCTTTATACGCGGCGACAGCAGTGTCTCTTTTATCGATTACGCGCCCCCAAAAAATCGCTCTTTGCCGTATCTGCCCCCTCTTCTCCTGCGTGTGCTGCGCTGGGCAATGAGGCCGAGAAAATGTGCAAGCTACTTGATGCCGGTATTTCACTCGGCATCAATGGCGAAACGGGCTGCGGTAAAGAGTATGTGAGTCGCGCTCTACACCGGCAAAGTCGCTGGCGCAAAGGCCGGTTTGTGGCTATCAACTGTGCGGCCATTCCGGAATCCCTGATCGAATCCGAACTCTTTGGCTATGAATCGGGTGCCTTTACCGGGGCCAGCAAGAAAGGTTATATCGGCAAAATCCGCGAAGCGGATGGCGGCGTGCTGTTTCTTGACGAGATAGGCGATATGCCCCTGGCGCTGCAAACCCGTTTGCTGCGTGTCTTGCAGGAAAAGGAAGTGGCTCCCCTTGGGTCCAGCCAAAGTTGGCCAGTCAACTTTGCGGTGATCAGTGCAACGCATCATAATCTCGAACAACTGGTTGCCGAAGGTCGCTTCCGTGAAGATCTGCTCTATCGACTTCAGGAGTTTTCACTCCGTATTCCTCCCTTGCGCGAATGGCCGGCACTCGCCACCTTTATTAATCAGCAGTGGCAGGAATTGGGCGGCCAAAAACGCAACATTACGTTAAGCCCCCTGCTCATTGATGCGCTCGTTACCCACCGTTGGCCGGGCAATGTACGACAGCTACGCAGCTTGCTAAAAGTCTTGCTGGCGCTGGCCGATGACAATGAGCAGATTGAAATAGATAAGCTTCCCCTGCAATATCGTGCTCCCATTCCCGAGCCTGCACCGGGATTGCAGCAACATGATGAACGACTGATTGCCGAAACACTGAAGCGGTTCAAGGGAAATATCAGTAAAACGGCGCAGGCACTGGGGATTGCGCGCAGCACGCTCTATCGCCGAGCTGCGCGTGTCAGAGGATAA
- a CDS encoding HD domain-containing protein, whose protein sequence is MTFTINGIRIPDSTMAKQATELVRDTESELLFNHSSRVYYWAAMAGQQRGLVVESELLYIGCMFHDMGLTRDHCSCDKRFEVDGANAARDFLRQHQISQADIDKVWTAIALHTTPGIPEFMDPVIALLTAGVEMDVLGINYEGYRVEDRERVLGAHPRTPHFKEDIINAFYEGIKDKPQTTFGNVKADVIADKQPDFDKGNFCSIIRGSHWPS, encoded by the coding sequence ATGACATTCACGATTAACGGAATTCGTATTCCTGACAGCACTATGGCGAAACAGGCAACGGAACTGGTGCGGGATACGGAATCGGAACTGCTGTTCAATCATTCGAGCCGCGTCTATTACTGGGCCGCAATGGCTGGTCAGCAACGCGGGCTGGTGGTAGAGAGCGAGCTGCTTTATATCGGCTGTATGTTCCACGACATGGGACTCACGCGAGATCATTGCAGTTGTGACAAACGTTTTGAAGTGGATGGCGCCAACGCCGCACGCGACTTTTTGCGTCAGCATCAAATCAGTCAGGCCGATATCGACAAAGTGTGGACTGCCATTGCGCTGCATACGACGCCGGGTATTCCCGAGTTTATGGATCCGGTCATTGCGCTTCTGACGGCGGGCGTTGAGATGGATGTGCTGGGCATCAACTATGAAGGGTATCGCGTGGAGGATCGCGAAAGGGTGCTCGGTGCGCATCCAAGAACGCCACATTTCAAAGAGGACATTATTAATGCCTTCTACGAGGGTATTAAAGATAAACCGCAAACAACCTTTGGTAATGTGAAGGCCGACGTGATTGCCGATAAGCAACCCGATTTCGACAAGGGCAATTTCTGCTCGATTATTCGCGGTTCGCACTGGCCGTCATAG
- the xdhC gene encoding xanthine dehydrogenase accessory protein XdhC, whose translation MRTDDWITQLNQLQERRESCVMITLVEHQGSTPRNSGCKMLVTAAGQYFTLGGGNLEFQAIAIAREMLEQHHAQSRLERFNLGARLGQCCGGVATVLFEPLCQSQPQVVVYGAGHVGRALVAILATLPCRITWVDARASEFPAHVDPQITCVIDEEPEATVQQMPADSYFIVLTHDHQLDLALSEKILRRNDFRYFGLIGSETKRKRFDYRLAGKGISEACLRKMRCPVGLPDVKGKLPAEIAVAIAGEVIAAYQRT comes from the coding sequence ATGCGTACCGATGACTGGATAACTCAGCTCAATCAATTGCAGGAACGTAGAGAGTCTTGCGTCATGATAACGTTGGTCGAGCATCAGGGTTCAACGCCGAGAAACAGTGGCTGCAAGATGCTGGTCACCGCTGCCGGGCAATATTTTACTCTTGGCGGCGGGAACCTCGAATTTCAGGCAATAGCCATTGCACGTGAAATGCTCGAGCAACACCACGCACAAAGCCGTCTTGAGCGTTTTAATCTGGGGGCGCGGTTAGGCCAATGCTGCGGCGGTGTCGCTACCGTGCTGTTTGAGCCGCTATGTCAATCACAGCCGCAGGTGGTGGTTTATGGCGCAGGGCATGTGGGGCGGGCGCTGGTCGCCATTCTCGCCACATTGCCGTGTCGCATTACGTGGGTCGATGCTCGGGCCAGCGAATTTCCGGCCCATGTCGATCCCCAGATAACCTGTGTTATCGACGAAGAACCTGAAGCCACCGTGCAGCAGATGCCTGCCGACAGTTACTTTATTGTGCTGACCCATGACCATCAGCTGGATTTGGCACTCAGCGAGAAAATCCTCAGGCGCAACGATTTTCGCTATTTCGGGTTAATCGGTTCCGAAACCAAGCGTAAAAGATTCGATTACCGACTGGCGGGAAAAGGAATCAGTGAAGCCTGTTTGAGGAAAATGCGCTGTCCGGTGGGGTTGCCCGATGTCAAAGGCAAATTGCCCGCAGAAATTGCCGTCGCCATTGCCGGGGAGGTTATTGCAGCCTATCAACGCACCTGA
- a CDS encoding PQQ-dependent sugar dehydrogenase encodes MKKYYAISALALTLPLLLAGCDNAAKISPEKQTGSDPQLPAAQNFLLPPMQVPSGTPWKNGETPKVAEGLKIEKVADGFMHPRQLTVLPNGDILVVEANSPPGVTSKPKELIMGLVQKASGKGGAGGNRITLLRNVSGDGKTWEKHIFLENLHSPFGVQLIGDQLYVANADGLMRYHYQSGETKITDPGTELADLPGGPINHHWTKSLLASPDGSKLYVGVGSNSNITENGIGAEYRRADVLEVDVATGASRIYASGLRNPTGLQWEPQSGKLWAIVNERDEIGADLVPDYMTSVQEHGFYGWPYSYFGQHVDERVRPQRPDLVEKAIKPDYALSSHVAPLGLLFYTGSNLPAEYRGGAFISEHGSWNRKPLNGYQVVYVAFQNGKPVGQPKPVVTGFLTDDQKEVRGLPVGLAMDKQGGLLIADDAGNTVWRVTAANGQ; translated from the coding sequence ATGAAAAAATATTATGCAATCTCCGCATTGGCACTGACTCTGCCGCTGCTTCTGGCGGGTTGCGATAACGCCGCCAAGATTTCGCCCGAGAAACAAACGGGCAGCGACCCGCAACTGCCTGCCGCGCAAAACTTCCTGTTGCCGCCGATGCAGGTTCCAAGCGGCACGCCGTGGAAAAATGGTGAAACGCCTAAAGTGGCGGAAGGTCTGAAGATTGAGAAGGTCGCCGACGGCTTTATGCATCCGCGCCAACTGACTGTATTGCCGAATGGCGACATTCTGGTGGTCGAGGCCAACAGTCCGCCGGGCGTGACCAGTAAACCCAAGGAACTCATCATGGGCCTGGTGCAAAAAGCGTCCGGGAAAGGCGGCGCAGGCGGTAACCGCATTACCCTGTTGAGAAATGTCAGTGGTGACGGTAAAACCTGGGAGAAGCACATCTTCCTTGAAAACCTGCATTCCCCGTTTGGCGTGCAACTTATTGGTGACCAACTGTATGTCGCCAATGCCGACGGGTTGATGCGCTACCACTATCAATCCGGTGAGACCAAAATCACCGATCCGGGTACCGAGCTGGCCGACTTGCCGGGCGGTCCTATCAATCACCATTGGACCAAATCGCTCCTGGCCAGCCCCGATGGCAGCAAGCTGTACGTTGGCGTAGGGTCAAACAGTAACATTACGGAAAACGGGATTGGGGCAGAGTATCGTCGCGCCGATGTGCTGGAAGTCGACGTCGCGACAGGGGCTAGTCGCATATACGCCAGCGGTCTGCGCAATCCGACCGGTTTACAGTGGGAACCACAAAGCGGCAAGCTTTGGGCAATTGTGAATGAACGCGATGAAATTGGTGCCGACCTGGTGCCGGATTACATGACTTCAGTGCAGGAACACGGCTTCTATGGCTGGCCCTACAGCTACTTTGGTCAACATGTCGATGAACGTGTAAGACCACAGCGGCCAGATCTGGTTGAGAAAGCCATCAAGCCGGATTACGCCCTCAGCTCGCACGTCGCGCCGCTGGGACTGCTGTTTTATACCGGAAGCAATCTTCCTGCCGAGTATCGCGGCGGGGCATTTATCAGTGAACACGGAAGCTGGAACCGTAAGCCGCTCAATGGTTACCAGGTGGTCTATGTCGCGTTCCAGAACGGGAAACCGGTCGGACAGCCTAAACCTGTGGTCACTGGCTTCCTGACTGACGACCAGAAAGAGGTGCGTGGTTTACCTGTGGGTCTGGCGATGGACAAACAGGGCGGCTTGCTGATTGCCGATGACGCAGGTAATACCGTTTGGCGCGTTACTGCGGCCAACGGCCAGTAA
- a CDS encoding glyoxalase: protein MKSENLRPSLLAVFSALLMSSPVISWADDSSVAVGPQYDTTHVYVQPGKMDAFVASILKTFGGIVTKRVSVDVTPTPSQTLSQLILTPVGGFSVFDFATPIPYPFGAERNGFLVKDMDAAIAQAKQAGADVLVEPFPDPIGRDAVIQWPGGINTQLYWHTAAPKYTPLTTVPENRVYISRYRVDAFIKSFLIFSKGHVVSDRENEAAYLCQTAKVREVELDSTFGKTQIFVTDGHLPYPFGLEKTGYAVKDLRITLDNALSSGAKILWRSSAAEVQHSAIVQFRADTLRKYIRFNSRFIL, encoded by the coding sequence ATGAAAAGTGAAAATCTCCGTCCCTCGCTGTTAGCTGTTTTTTCTGCCTTGCTGATGAGCTCACCTGTTATTTCGTGGGCTGATGACTCAAGCGTGGCCGTCGGCCCGCAATATGACACCACCCATGTTTATGTCCAGCCCGGAAAGATGGATGCCTTCGTCGCCAGTATTCTAAAAACATTCGGTGGAATAGTGACTAAGCGTGTCAGCGTTGATGTTACCCCGACACCGAGTCAGACCTTGTCACAGTTGATTCTGACGCCGGTGGGCGGCTTTTCGGTCTTCGATTTCGCAACACCTATCCCTTATCCCTTTGGAGCGGAGCGCAACGGATTTCTAGTCAAGGATATGGATGCCGCGATTGCGCAGGCTAAACAGGCCGGGGCTGATGTGCTGGTCGAGCCTTTTCCTGACCCGATTGGCCGCGACGCGGTAATTCAGTGGCCCGGCGGTATCAATACCCAACTTTATTGGCATACTGCCGCTCCGAAATATACGCCGCTCACCACCGTGCCGGAAAACAGGGTGTATATTTCCCGTTATCGCGTCGATGCTTTTATTAAAAGCTTCCTCATTTTCTCCAAGGGGCACGTCGTCAGCGATCGCGAAAATGAGGCGGCCTATCTATGCCAGACTGCAAAGGTGAGGGAGGTCGAACTGGATTCTACCTTTGGTAAAACGCAGATTTTTGTGACCGATGGGCATCTGCCTTATCCTTTCGGCCTTGAAAAAACGGGTTATGCCGTGAAAGACCTGCGCATTACGCTGGATAACGCGCTTTCATCGGGTGCGAAAATCCTTTGGCGCAGCAGCGCGGCCGAAGTACAACACTCGGCGATTGTGCAGTTCCGGGCGGATACATTGCGGAAATACATCAGGTTTAATTCCCGTTTTATCCTCTGA
- a CDS encoding cupin domain-containing protein codes for MNIKITQSGSQPSNVGPESYFTGKVRIDAPFSGSEDARIGGATVTFEPGARTAWHTHPLGQTLIVTQGRGWLQEVGSEIREINQGDIVWIPQGVKHWHGATPENSMTHIAIAESLNGSPVEWMEKVTDAQYSK; via the coding sequence ATGAACATCAAAATCACTCAGAGTGGTTCACAACCTTCAAATGTGGGTCCAGAAAGTTATTTCACGGGTAAAGTGCGTATCGATGCGCCATTCAGTGGATCTGAAGATGCCCGTATTGGCGGCGCAACGGTAACATTCGAACCTGGCGCTCGCACGGCCTGGCATACTCATCCATTGGGTCAGACGCTGATCGTGACGCAGGGTCGAGGCTGGTTACAGGAAGTGGGCAGCGAAATTCGCGAAATTAATCAGGGCGACATCGTCTGGATCCCACAGGGCGTTAAACATTGGCACGGCGCGACGCCGGAAAATAGCATGACACATATTGCCATCGCCGAGTCGCTGAACGGCAGTCCGGTGGAGTGGATGGAAAAAGTCACCGACGCGCAATATTCTAAATAA
- a CDS encoding DUF2231 domain-containing protein has translation MTSLRSPRNSSLAVGIVALLDPLPIGFFTAAWIFDIIYIYSTEIAWTQAASWLIVLGLVIAIIPRIINLVQVWVGTSFAQNSPYKVHFWLSLLAIILSIFNAFIHSRDAFAVVPTGVILSTVVVVLLLIANLQLALRDRTA, from the coding sequence ATGACGTCCCTGAGATCTCCCAGAAATTCCTCTCTTGCCGTGGGCATTGTAGCGTTGCTTGATCCGCTGCCCATTGGTTTTTTTACCGCCGCCTGGATATTCGACATTATCTATATTTACAGCACCGAAATAGCCTGGACACAGGCCGCAAGCTGGCTGATTGTGCTGGGGCTGGTGATTGCCATTATTCCGCGCATCATCAATCTGGTGCAGGTGTGGGTAGGTACGTCATTTGCGCAAAATTCGCCGTATAAAGTCCATTTCTGGTTGAGCCTGCTGGCAATTATTCTTTCAATCTTCAATGCCTTTATTCATAGCCGCGATGCTTTTGCCGTCGTGCCGACCGGCGTGATTTTGTCCACTGTCGTGGTGGTTTTGCTGTTGATTGCCAATCTGCAACTCGCCTTGCGCGATCGCACTGCTTAA